A region of Mauremys mutica isolate MM-2020 ecotype Southern chromosome 2, ASM2049712v1, whole genome shotgun sequence DNA encodes the following proteins:
- the LOC123364493 gene encoding uncharacterized protein LOC123364493 — MRSLLLFLNSASCLRILLLFLLYYAVIRLARSEASPRKRRPRKTKKKPKAFGCCAQEVEEAGASLETCCPVPLEKLPLAQSLWLLERRQQDVARHLDAVLIPPSVSTSATSQFSYSSRESTNSALWSQSSFSLREASIIQSEPLCHTGEIMPFASWEGSTHPIQDQPLSRPPAHGRRDRGEQTMGLDQTSVHSSDFNIWQKHLQRRLGAPQTPIPGKPLLGKRDTNHLLEVDPDPPKCGFPAKVPEPLRSNTSPQRAQEIQEPCVCPWGPLPQKAHRIMASPDAILARFVPTAGVKLQDHVAQKCWQIQTKAFPKMVRESHRDAPLRRETALPGPLHPRKEPGKHRTAAFPTMGQQPDHPVELHIRRQHPVMQRGLLTLDPEPLAKLPHTVPARGARVEFSEMETDFLQMGRRSTSSSSSTRPPTPVEDTTMETGRNDGVAGKQTNPQRCTLPAGVGLTSPPPGTAIAEKTLAATLQIYRSELRKPLTNVSGTKGTEEKLELHMERKVLLGEGSCLRPGAQAGEGRADLPRTQWHQVAPEAPGSEQLTRSTLDSLIAGQAAHDLQIKQLTEMLSSSRPLAGQVSVCQQCRKAYPGKRKGEKTAKETSAELHGVRDIMHSRGFNGTVNSKLSRDQPPIRVCEKCGKHRRKRPAGSAGADLPGRSHGIPQRWTPGDSSASSNHNKMPVLWLLPADKSKRRDGKGKRAPRKQPKMVSVATSTTGLSQAGEKASESPDGSPSKSPKASRARTPSPSRSKVLQKMLMCLKQTFSKLQHKVKSPMSKDPRSRTPDTKFTKPPFWKARASKGVRFPYY; from the exons gctTCTCCGAGGAAGAGGAGGCCCAGAAAGACAAAAAAGAAACCGAAAG CTTTTGGTTGCTGTGCGCAAGAGGTGGAGGAGGCTGGTGCATCCCTAGAGACGTG ctgccctgtgcccctggagAAGCTCCCCTTGGCTCAGAGCCTCTGGCTTCTTGAGAGGAGGCAACAGGACGTGGCCAGACACCTGGATGCAGTTCTGATACC GCCGAGTGTGTCGACATCTGCCACGAGCCAGTTCTCCTACTCCTCTAGGGAATCCACCAACTCTGCCCTCTGGAGTCAAAGCTCCTTTTCCCTGAGAGAAGCCTCCATCATTCAGTCGGAGCCCCTCTGCCACACAGGGGAGATCATGCCCTTCGCGAGCTGGGAAGGATCCACCCATCCCATCCAAGACCAGCCTCtctccaggcctcctgcccacggCAGACGagaccggggagagcagaccatGGGTCTGGACCAGACTTCAGTCCATAGCTCAGACTTCAACATCTGGCAGAAGCATCTGCAGAGGCGACTTGGGGCTCCACAAACCCCCATCCCGGGGAAGCCATTGCTGGGTAAGCGAGACACCAATCATCTATTGGAAGTAGACCCTGATCCGCCCAAATGTGGATTTCCAGCAAAGGTCCCGGAGCCCCTCAGATCCAACACCAGCCCTCAGCGTGCACAGGAGATCCAGGAGCCATGTGTCTGCCCCtggggaccccttccccaaaaggcCCATAGGATCATGGCATCCCCTGATGCCATCCTGGCCAGGTTTGTGCCCACAGCGGGGGTCAAGCTGCAGGATCACGTGGCTCAGAAATGCTGGCAGATCCAAACGAAGGCCTTTCCTAAGATGGTGCGAGAGTCGCACAGGGATGCTCCCCTCCGGAGAGAGACTGCCCTGCCTGGGCCACTCCACCCCCGTAAGGAGCCAGGCAAGCACAGGACAGCGGCATTCCCAACGATGGGACAACAGCCTGACCACCCCGTCGAACTCCACATAAGGCGTCAGCATCCGGTCATGCAGAGGGGGCTGCTCACCCTGGACCCAGAGCCCCTGGCAAAGCTGCCTCACACCGTCCCAGCCAGGGGAGCCCGTGTGGAGTTCAGTGAGATGGAGACCGATTTCTTGCAGATGGGGAGGCGAAGCACAAGCTCCTCTTCTTCCACACGTCCTCCAACGCCAGTGGAAGATACCACCATGGAGACGGGCAGGAATGATGGTGTGGCAGGAAAGCAGACTAACCCACAGCGCTGCACTCTGCCAGCAGGGGTGGGTCTGACATCGCCACCTCCAGGAACCGCAATAGCAGAGAAGACACTCGCAGCGACACTCCAGATTTATAGGAGCGAGTTGAGAAAGCCCCTTACCAATGTGAGCGGCACcaaagggactgaagagaagctggagctgcacatggagaGGAAGGTTCTCTTGGGAGAAGGCTCCTGCCTGCGGCCAGGGGCACAAGcaggtgagggcagggcagatctTCCCAGGACCCAATGGCACCAGGTTGCCCCAGAGGcaccaggctctgagcagctaacaagatccacccttgactctctcattgctgggcaggctgcacaCGACCTGCAGATCAAGCAGCTGACGGAAATGTTGAGCAGCTCCCGCCCCTTGGCGGGCCAGGTCTCAGTTTGCCAGCAGTGCCGCAAGGCATATCCAGGAAAGAGGAAGGGTGAGAAAACTGCAAAGGAGAcatctgctgagctgcatggtgTTCGAGACATCATGCATTCACGTGGGTTCAATGGAACTGTGAATTCAAAGCTCTCCAGGGACCAGCCACCAATCAGAGTCTGCGAGAAGTGTGGTAAGCATCGACGGAAGagaccagctggctctgcaggtgctgaCTTGCCGGGAAGATCCCATGGAATTCCACAGCGATGGACTCCAGGAGACTCCTCAGCATCATCCAACCACAATAAGATGCCAGTGCTGTGGCTCCTTCCAGCAGACAAGAGCAAGAGgcgggatggaaaggggaaaaggGCTCCCCGCAAGCAACCAAAGATGGTGTCCGTTGCAACGAGTACAACAGGGCTTTCGCAAGCTGGGGAGAAAGCAAGTGAGAGTCCTGACGGTTCTCCCTCAAAGTCACCAAAGGCCTCCAGAGCTAGGACACCATCCCCTTCAAGGAGCAAAGTTCTCCAAAAGATGTTAATGTGCCTGAAGCAAACCTTCAGCAAGCTGCAACACAAAGTGAAGTCCCCAATGTCCAAGGACCCTCGTTCCAGAACACCTGacactaaatttacaaagccacccttttggaaggcaagggcctccaagggtgtccggtttccatactactga
- the LOC123365071 gene encoding uncharacterized protein LOC123365071 gives MSDSSHEGPLTQPLMDTLEPKTQTLVRHTDECDGLSLSAPLEVEGERSSGESSEDKVNGKDIAQLDDAFLEDPEALDSIASSSEDEPGSPCFCSMPVQIVEEDSKDDGYEEFRRLGMELTEPRPRRELPVSPNYKVSSCEFIDAETVCVSWKHAKDRYSVSGNTNVFIACFTTAYARLELYNLLERLQEWFLYHDTDLVIFVKREDSKEDWRTERDYDITGIKETEQL, from the exons atgagCGACAGTTCCcacgagggccctttgactcagccCTTGATGGATACGCTGGAACCCAAAACCCAAACTCTCGTGAGGCACACCGATGAGTGTGATGGCCTCTCATTGTCCGCCCCCCTAGAGGTGGAAGGTGAACGCAGCTCAGGGGAGTCATCGGAGGACAAGGTGAACGGAAAAGAcattgctcag CTtgacgatgcctttctagaggacccaGAGGCCCTGGACAGCATTGCATCAAGCAGCGAAGATGAACCGGGCTCTCCTTGTTTTTGCTCAATGCCggtacaaattgttgaagaggactccaAGGATGACGGCTATGAGGAGTTTAGGCGGCTTGGCATGGAACTAACTGAGCCAAGGCCACgtcgtgagc tacctgtttCCCCCAATTACAAGGTTTCATCCTGTGAGTTTATTGACGCTGAAACCGTGTGTGTGTCTTGGAAGCACGCAAAAGACCGGTACTCTGTCTCTGGCAATACCAACGtcttcatagcctgtttcaccaccgCTTATGCCCGCTTAGAACTATACAACCTCCTTGAGAGGTTGCAAGAGTGGTTCCTGTACCACGACACTGACTtggtgatatttgtgaaaagggagg